The sequence below is a genomic window from Gavia stellata isolate bGavSte3 chromosome 11, bGavSte3.hap2, whole genome shotgun sequence.
CTGTAAACTTGGTTAAGTtgctttagagaaaaaaattttgaaacaaatgtttcatttagGTCGTGGAGTAGCTCTGTATGCAGTCGCCCACAGGAGCTGATGAACTGACAGTCAGTTCAGAGGCACTTCATGTACTTCACTTGTTAAAACACCTTCAGATCTTAAGACATACAAGTAGGACAGTGAAATCATCTGGTGTTTTGAGTTTATAGCGATGCCATCTCAATGGTTTGCTTCAGCCCAGGCATCTACTGTGACACAAGCATATACTTCAAAACTTATGTGGACCTGGAAATCCTTGGATTAAAACTTGGCTTCAAGCTCCTTTTTAGTATTCACGGgatgcatatatatgtgtggAAAAGCCTGTGCCTAGTGACGTTTGTTATCACTATTGATTTGAGAATACACGTTGCCAAAGTAACCTCTAACAAAATAATGGCTAGTCAGGTATGGCATTTTCCATCACAGATCATAAAATGTCCTGTTCATCGTGCCAGTGGAAATGCAAGTGGTTAAGTCATCTGCTAACTGAAGTAGTCAGAGTCTGCTTATACGACTTTACCTTCTCTAGTCTGGCTTCTTCGGTTCTATTTTTCTGACGCACTCTACCGAATACTAAACACAGTTTTTGCAACATGACTAACTAACAAGAAGTTACAGTTAAAGACTGCTGAGCTTTgtgcttattttcttattttcaatgCCCTTGGGATGACCTACACCCTTTTTGAATAAACTGTTCTGGCCCTGGTACTAACACATTGCAATACTAAatccaaatttcttttttcctgtgtttcaggcATCATGGTTTGGACAAATGACACAAGTAGCTATACCAGATTTCTTATATATCTTCTTCTCCTGTGTATGTTCATCAGGAAGATAACACCTGAAGATAACATCATTACAACAAAGAAAGGCAGAGTCAGAGGGACAAACCTGCAGGTACTGGGAGGAACCGTGACAGCCTTCCTTGGAATACCTTATGGACAGCCACCCATTGGTAGACTGAGATTTCAAAAACCAGAACCTCGTGAGAAGTGGTCAGATGTTTGGGATGCCACAAAACATGCAAACTCGTGTTACCAGCTTATAGATACAACTTACCCAGGTTTTCCTGGATCAGAGATGTGGAATCCAAAAACTAACCTAAGTGAAGACTGCTTATACCTTAATGTATGGATTCCTTCTCCCAAACCCAAGAACGCAACTGTCATGGTGTGGATATATGGTGGTGGCTTTGAGAGTGGGTCAACTTCCCTACCGGTCTATGATGGCAAGTTTCTGGCCAGGGTAGAAAGAGTCATTGTAGTGTCCATGAACTACAGGACTGGTGCATTAGGATTTTTGGCTTTGCCAGGAAACCAGGAAGCTCCTGGAAATGCAGGTTTATTTGATCAAAGATTGGCACTTCAGTGGGTCCAAGAGAACATAGCAGCATTTGGAGGCAATCCAAAAAGTGTGACTATCTTTGGGGAGAGCGCTGGCTCGGCTTCTGTCAGCTACCATATCCTTTCTCCTAAAAGCCATCCTTTATTCACAAGAGCCATCATGCAAAGCGGATCTGCAAATGCCCCTTGGGCTGCAATAACGGCATCTGAAGCCAGAAACAGAACAATGGCTTTAGCTAAACAACTCCAGTGTCCCACCAGCAATGAGACAGAGCTAATTCTCTGCCTCCAAGACAAGGACCCAAAGGATATACTGGAGaatgaaatttttgttttaacatatCACTCTCTTTTACAAGTATATTTTTGTCCAACTGTTGATGGTGATTTTCTCTCAGACATGCCAGAAACATTGGTTGAGAATGGCCTTTTCAAACAAATGCAGATCTTAATTGGTGTTAATAAAGATGAAGGATCAGCATTTCTAGCATATGGAGTCCCTGGCTTCAGCAAGGATAGTGATGGCTTGATcaataaaacagaatttgaaaCAGCTTTAACTCTGTGCTTCCCAGAAGCAAGCAAACTTGCAATAGAATCAGTCATTTTTCAGTACACAGATTGGGAAAACGAGGAAAAGCCAGAACATTATCGTGATGCCATGGATGATATTATTGGTGACTACAATATAATATGTCCTGCAATGGAATTCACCAAAAAATTTGCACAACTAGGACACAACgcattcttttatttctttgaacaCCGATCCTCAAAGCTCCCTTGGCCAGAGTGGATGGGAGTAATGCATGGTTATGAGATTGAGTTTGTGTTCGGATTGCCCCTAGAAAGAAGAGTGAATTACACCAAAGCTGAAGAAATCTTAAGCCGGTCCATGTTGAGACACTGGGCAACTTTTGCGAAAACTGGGTAAGTTTACTGTGGAAGTTTGTTTGATTGGTCAGAGGCATGTTgtttcagaggcagaaaaagcTGAACTGTTTTGGTGGTGATTTGAAGCCTGATGAGAATGATGAGGAAAGAGTAAGTGTTTGGCTATCCAGAATTCTTATTTTAGTTCTGATAAAAACACCGTCTTAGTAAAATAAACTGGTGAAGCGTAGCTTACTGTATTGGATGAGCTCAAAAAAACAATGTGTATGCACCCataaaagcaaatgtgaaatatttttttgccacAGCAGCAGTTGTTACAAAGGAAGGTAATGGTTTCAAGTTTTAGAAAGAAGATATTTCAAATTCTGGGAAAGACTTCCAACAGTAGATGTGGGAGCAAAAAGCCCGATTTCCTTTAAGTTGTGATTTGCTCAGAACATGCAGGTGTATAATATGAAGGTATATTATTTTCACATGATGAAGTGATTGGGATTGCAGGATGTTCTTTTCAGAAAGCCTATCTTCCCATGGGTACTGGAAGTATAATCCTGCATTTCACTGAGGCTGATGACAAATCACTTGCTATTTCCATTAGACTCATCTTCAAGTGAAATATGTCCTAGCCTGTGTAAGAAGCAAATAAGCATATTTCATTTGGATGtttgaaatgtattaaataCAACCCCTCATTCAATCTATTTAGCTGGAGTCCAAGAGAAGTGAGACAGCCCTCGCTCTGTACGGCAGGGTTGTGGGGCTCTCTCAACACAATATTCAGTTTTAAATGAGAACATTTCGTGCGGTAAGAAAAACAGCCACTACCAGAGTCATCTACGATTAGTCTCAAGGCTGCAAGCCTGATGGGATGGGGAGGTATCTTGTCTTCTCAGAAGCTCAGTTTGTGTTCTCTCCTGAGAAaattatacatataaaaatcTGTACCTGTGAGAACGTACAATCAAACACTTAATtcacactttaaaaatgtttaattaacttaaatttttaaatcctGCATTAATTTTACTTCCATGATGGACTTTTCCTTTGATTTGTGAAGGATACGTAGATTTGTAAAGGCTGAAATCAACTTTGGAACAGgatctaattatttttcttaatagatTAGAAATCAGAGGACACCACTGTGTTCATTTAGTCCATATAACCTTGTACATAACACAAAACACAGGTAGGACTTAAACATTTCCAGTGATGAAAAATCTAGAACAAATGTTATAAAAGGAGGTCTTGTATCTGCTCTGAATTTGCCTATTATACTTTTGCaggtgctatttttttttttttttgacaatttCTAAGCTTTATATTATGATTTATGTTCCATATAGAGATAATTCCAGGTTCTATTCAAATAACCCTTAATCCTTTTTTCTTGGTTAAATAAACCAGGTTATACTCTTGAGGCTttcattattatgcattttttcAAGTCCTTAAATACTAACTGTGCATCTTCTCTAAAACTGTGATTCAACACCTTGTGGGAACTTTCTGTGTTGGAATGGAACACCGTCGTCCCCAAAGAGTCCTAATTACAGGTGTCATCCATCCCCTCTAGTTCAACCTGATATTCCCCTGTTTACTCATCCAAGGAAAGTACTATTTGCCTCGACTGTGGTGTTATGCCAGCAGATGCTGTGTGCCTGCCTGTGCGCAGTGGCTCTGCAATCGCCCCGATCCCGCGGTCCCCCCTTCTGCGGTGGCTCTGCTTCGGCTCTGCAATGCCCTGCACTTGGTGGCTGGCACCGACCTGCGGGCAGCCCGGCTGCTGCCCGAGCCCTGCGCCGTCCCTTCACGTTACACTCCAGGGTGAACTAAGAGCTTCTTTTTTATATGCAtcctttttttaacagatttccTTACCGATAGATGTGGTTGATTGTTTGCCTTGATATGTAGAAATATTAATTACATTAACAAGGTCTATCCCCTTTACATGTTGGAgcctgtaatattttttttccaccataaGTGAAGAGCACAGTAAAATTCAGAACATGACTATACAGATAGCTATACTCATCAATGCATAATGTTTTAATACAGGTTTTATTCTTGTAAAATTTCATCTAAAATTTAGTCTAGGAGCTCTTCCTGCTTCTCTCTTTACTCAGAGCCTGATGACACCACTCCATATGAATTCGGTGTGAAAGACTGTAGCACAGAGAGAAGCATTCAGCAGGGGTGCACGTTCCGGAATTGAGCTGTGCAGTTGATTTATCAATGCCAAAAATGCATCTGATTGATAGATTCCCAGGACGAAGCCTGCACAATGAGGTCAGGTAAAGCTCGGTAACAATTCCTGCATCGTGAAGACATGCTATGACAACATTGCTCTGAAACCGGTGTCATTAGGCCCTTAGTGGAGAGCAAACTGAGTGAAGGCTCCTTATTACATACTGCAACTTTACAACCTGCCCTACAGGAGTTTGCAGTCAGGGTCTTATACCAGAGATAATGGATCTTTCCATTAAACAGAACTATTTCTTagtaggaaaagagaaattcagGTCTATATTAGAAGTTGCAgaataatatttacatttttgtgaACTATGGGTTTCCACTGGAttacatgtatatatttaaaatatgcatcatatatattttatgtctatataaatatataaaaatatataaatgtattatACATTATAGAAAATAGATTTACGTATGAAACATAACTCtatatatttatacaaaaatatgttatttaaaatataaacatataaaatataCTATATATTTACCTCCATATAAATACAGCTACATATATAAAATCTCAATTACCTGCTATGCAAAATAGATACACTGTCCCTGTCAGTGTAGCTAACTAAAATTAGACAACATAAGGTACTTTCAGGTTGAAGTTTATAGAAGACAGTCCCATCATCTAGTCTGATTATTATTTGCGCTATAATTAGATTAGCCTACAGATTGAATTTCAAGTGGTTCCCACAACAAACAGCAAATAATCCCTCCCTCTGCTTCCACCACAAGTATCAAAAACATCACTATTAGGGTAGACAATACAATCATGCAATTTTATGTACCAGTAAAAGATGAGCTCGATATTAACCCATTATGTGACACTTTTCTCACCGTCTAGACCACAGATCCCTTAGGCTCTGTAACACATTATTCCTAGTGTACAATGAGtggagaaataataaaaattgtcaATAATTCCAAAAGTAATAGCTGATCCTTGTTTCCCTGGCACCTCTGAGCATGCAGTAAACATTTCTAAAGAACTGGGGAAGCCCTGCTTGACATAACATTTATAGTAAACTCTGGCATGATCAAAGGGCAAACATTTGAGGAGAAAATTACTTTATCATTGATGTCTCCAGTAGATGAGGAGAAAATCAAGCAAAagatgaaaatcagaaatattgtACAGGACAATTTTTAGTGAGGGCGTTTGACCTAATATTCTAATGTGCAGAAGTACAAAAGCGCAAGGGAGGAAAGAGCAacctgcagaggaaaaagataAGGTAGAGTCaacaaaagctgaaagaaatcagttttctcCTGGTACTTTCTGATTGGGAGGGACTGAGAGGCAGCTCAGATCACTGTATGTGGAGCTGTTTCTCATGAGGGGTCTTCAAGCCCATAGTTTGACCTGAATGatctctgtttttcattctcACATGAGCACTAGGAATAAAAGTGGTGATATGAAAAGTCAAAGGTATGCCCTGTAGgagcattttctgtttcttagaAATGCCCAACATCATctaagaacaaaagaaaagatgttggggagaaagagagaagtgaCTCCTTCAAAGGATCCCAAGAGTCTATGTGAAATTCTTGATTCCTACATTTCTCAGTAAACAAAAGGAGACTGTCAGCCAGCCCAAGGATTTCCAACTCGGCCACCACCCCCATCTGTAGCTGATGCAATTTTCCAAGTTGCTAGGCACTTCTTATTTCACATCcttgctaaaaataaatgtcagtgATAACTGACCATTGTTGCTGGAAAATTAACAGGGATAAAGATAATCTATTTTGAATATGAATGGGGAATGGGTAATGCAGTTGATTCAGTAGGAGATGGGAAGAGACATTTCGCCTGCGAAGCCTGAAGTTAGATGCTGGCATTATACACCAATATCTCTCTTCAGGACCCAAGGGAATAGTGTCATTTTAGGAATCTGTCATATATTGACATGGTCTGTAACATCTGTGAAGACCCCGCTGAAATAGTCTTTGACAATAAGCCACTGCTTTTCAGTCACGAGATTCCCTGCAGATTCATTATCCGGAACAGGGTTCAGCAGCTTGGGAACTCCTGGGAACTATGGATACCGTAACTACCTCTGTTACTGCACATAGGGACAGGCTGCTCGTCACTATCTGCAGTATTTACCCATATAAATAATGCTCCTTCATATCACATAATCtgagaagaatgaaaaagaaaattacctcGTGGGTCTGACTCTTCAAGCAGTTGACATTGAGTAGCTTGAAgaaaggacagactgggagGCCCATCAGATTCCTGGTAGTGATGTTTAGGATCAGCCCTTTGGATTATTTCTAGCTAATGCTAAGACTGATGCTCATAGATAGACCCAGGACAGAGGTAAGCACCCACAGTGGAGCTGTGGCTAAGCAGACTGGCAATGTGGGTAACTTACCCTCCGGTTATACAGTTGCAGCATCTCTGCCCCTCAGAAATATGCTTATCATTCATTTTGGGAGCAGATCTAAGTAATCAGTGGTACAGATTATCTGTTAGACTCTTGCAAGGATGTGCTACACGTGGAGAAAAATACCATGCTCCAATTCACAGTGTTTAGAAAAGCATCACTCCAATAACTAGTCTTTTATTCCATGAGACACACAGCCAGTTCCTGCCCTTCCCAGtacagctgaagtgcctctgcCCTCCAGTCCTGGACAATCCCCAGCACCCTGGTATCTGAATTCTACTGGCAGCTGAACACTTGTATCTTCCACTGACCTCTTCACTTTAAAATTGGATTCAATGCATTGAGGAGCAAGCGTGTTGGTAGGAACCTCCTGGCTGAACAGTGTGAAGTCAGTCTTGGAGTGGGTCCTGATGTCCGTTAAGGTGCAGAGAAAAGTAACTATTACTAAACTGCCAATAAATTCCTGGGATTGGAAGACAAAAGTTTCCAGGTATGGTAATTCTTTTTCCATCACCTGAACAATTCTGCTGTTTCATTATCACTACAATTTTTAATGACTGAACTTTTGGTATCAGGT
It includes:
- the BCHE gene encoding cholinesterase isoform X1 is translated as MLCSAHLLLSWENSLRSANGTSIMVWTNDTSSYTRFLIYLLLLCMFIRKITPEDNIITTKKGRVRGTNLQVLGGTVTAFLGIPYGQPPIGRLRFQKPEPREKWSDVWDATKHANSCYQLIDTTYPGFPGSEMWNPKTNLSEDCLYLNVWIPSPKPKNATVMVWIYGGGFESGSTSLPVYDGKFLARVERVIVVSMNYRTGALGFLALPGNQEAPGNAGLFDQRLALQWVQENIAAFGGNPKSVTIFGESAGSASVSYHILSPKSHPLFTRAIMQSGSANAPWAAITASEARNRTMALAKQLQCPTSNETELILCLQDKDPKDILENEIFVLTYHSLLQVYFCPTVDGDFLSDMPETLVENGLFKQMQILIGVNKDEGSAFLAYGVPGFSKDSDGLINKTEFETALTLCFPEASKLAIESVIFQYTDWENEEKPEHYRDAMDDIIGDYNIICPAMEFTKKFAQLGHNAFFYFFEHRSSKLPWPEWMGVMHGYEIEFVFGLPLERRVNYTKAEEILSRSMLRHWATFAKTGTPNGTLINGTRWPVFTSTEQKYLTLNTDTSEILTKLRAQQCRFWNIFFPKVLEMTGNIDEAEREWKAGFHRWNNYMSDWKNQFNDYTSKKERCAGSN
- the BCHE gene encoding cholinesterase isoform X2 gives rise to the protein MVWTNDTSSYTRFLIYLLLLCMFIRKITPEDNIITTKKGRVRGTNLQVLGGTVTAFLGIPYGQPPIGRLRFQKPEPREKWSDVWDATKHANSCYQLIDTTYPGFPGSEMWNPKTNLSEDCLYLNVWIPSPKPKNATVMVWIYGGGFESGSTSLPVYDGKFLARVERVIVVSMNYRTGALGFLALPGNQEAPGNAGLFDQRLALQWVQENIAAFGGNPKSVTIFGESAGSASVSYHILSPKSHPLFTRAIMQSGSANAPWAAITASEARNRTMALAKQLQCPTSNETELILCLQDKDPKDILENEIFVLTYHSLLQVYFCPTVDGDFLSDMPETLVENGLFKQMQILIGVNKDEGSAFLAYGVPGFSKDSDGLINKTEFETALTLCFPEASKLAIESVIFQYTDWENEEKPEHYRDAMDDIIGDYNIICPAMEFTKKFAQLGHNAFFYFFEHRSSKLPWPEWMGVMHGYEIEFVFGLPLERRVNYTKAEEILSRSMLRHWATFAKTGTPNGTLINGTRWPVFTSTEQKYLTLNTDTSEILTKLRAQQCRFWNIFFPKVLEMTGNIDEAEREWKAGFHRWNNYMSDWKNQFNDYTSKKERCAGSN